In one window of Oncorhynchus gorbuscha isolate QuinsamMale2020 ecotype Even-year linkage group LG23, OgorEven_v1.0, whole genome shotgun sequence DNA:
- the LOC124011522 gene encoding leucine-rich repeat-containing protein 3-like codes for MGPPQPDWQALSPSSFCVSTSPVRTLCLVAALMVVMVTPCPKSCHCSERNGMVVQCVSRSLDQIPSDLPEDTVTLLLSSNRISHIPNQAFKDLRRLKELDLSHNHIESIDAGAFLGVSEGLRSLDLSNNQLRSVPKEAFTKLSARIRLSNNPWHCECSLQEVLRELRLDPETVNEVSCHTSVQDEYAGRPVIQVLDSGINFCNFHHKTTDVAMFVTMFCWFAMVITYVIYYVRHNQEDARRHMEYLKSLPSSSQTSKDFDTASTVL; via the coding sequence ATGGGGCCTCCTCAGCCAGATTGGCAAGCCCTGTCCCCTTCTTCTTTCTGTGTCTCCACTTCCCCCGTGAGGACGTTGTGTCTCGTGGCGGCCCTCATGGTTGTCATGGTGACACCATGCCCCAAGAGCTGCCACTGCTCGGAGAGGAACGGCATGGTGGTGCAGTGCGTCTCCCGGAGCCTTGACCAGATCCCCTCGGACCTACCGGAAGACACCGTCACCCTCCTGCTCTCATCCAACCGGATCAGCCACATCCCCAACCAGGCCTTCAAGGACCTCCGCCGCCTCAAGGAGCTGGACCTGTCGCATAACCACATCGAGAGTATCGACGCAGGGGCCTTCCTGGGGGTCTCCGAGGGACTCCGCTCCCTGGACCTCTCCAACAACCAGCTCCGCAGCGTCCCCAAGGAGGCCTTCACCAAGCTGAGTGCCCGTATAAGACTCTCCAACAACCCCTGGCACTGCGAGTGTTCCCTCCAGGAGGTACTGAGGGAGCTGAGGCTGGACCCTGAGACGGTCAATGAGGTGAGCTGCCACACCTCTGTCCAGGACGAGTACGCCGGCCGGCCCGTCATTCAGGTCCTGGACTCTGGCATCAACTTCTGTAACTTCCACCACAAGACCACCGACGTggccatgttcgtgaccatgttctGCTGGTTCGCCATGGTGATCACCTACGTCATCTACTACGTCAGGCACAACCAGGAGGATGCAAGGAGACACATGGAGTACCTCAAGTCTCTACCCAGCTCCTCCCAGACCAGCAAGGACTTTGACACAGCCAGCACTGTGCTCTAG